A region from the Campylobacter subantarcticus LMG 24377 genome encodes:
- a CDS encoding ankyrin repeat domain-containing protein, which yields MKTLEDIKAMSFEEKMQIQKQLFDFISNNDLENVKNLLKDYPIKESFYEAHFTYHHNNEDYELSLFDPAASLLKAAYACEENNNDFSILDYLFDEYGLSLKDPKYNFAFPDMKYIKEANEKYILMKKVEENSIIYQKALIYAYILGTKNPNSQIIQYLVNRGAKFEVHKDGFGWTPMHFWVMQNNYELLELAIKGGANVDIQTRLIQESEYNETLLFEAVKEPETYRVTKLLIELGANVNFATPRTPLDDARGSRNKKLLKDAGAMTSEQIRKKYNLPAYDSSHCEIDGKTDFDLLGKYRDECSKLLNDAIKKAKENE from the coding sequence ATGAAAACATTAGAAGATATCAAAGCTATGAGTTTTGAAGAAAAAATGCAAATTCAAAAACAATTATTTGATTTTATTAGTAATAATGACTTGGAAAATGTTAAAAATCTTTTAAAAGATTATCCCATAAAAGAAAGCTTTTATGAGGCACATTTTACATACCATCATAATAATGAAGATTACGAGCTATCTTTATTTGATCCAGCAGCGAGCTTGCTGAAAGCTGCATATGCTTGCGAAGAAAATAATAATGATTTTTCTATTTTAGATTATTTATTTGATGAGTATGGATTAAGTTTAAAAGATCCTAAATATAATTTTGCTTTTCCCGACATGAAATACATCAAAGAAGCTAATGAAAAATACATCTTAATGAAAAAAGTAGAAGAAAACAGCATTATTTATCAAAAAGCTCTAATCTACGCATATATACTAGGCACTAAAAACCCAAATTCTCAAATCATACAATATCTAGTCAATCGTGGAGCTAAATTTGAAGTGCATAAAGATGGCTTTGGTTGGACTCCTATGCATTTTTGGGTTATGCAGAATAATTATGAATTATTAGAACTAGCTATTAAAGGAGGAGCTAATGTGGATATACAAACCCGACTTATTCAAGAGAGTGAATACAATGAAACCCTTTTATTTGAAGCTGTAAAAGAACCTGAAACTTATAGGGTTACAAAACTTTTAATCGAACTAGGAGCTAATGTGAATTTTGCTACCCCAAGAACTCCTTTAGATGATGCAAGAGGATCTAGAAATAAAAAACTTTTAAAAGATGCAGGAGCAATGACTTCAGAGCAAATCAGAAAAAAATATAATTTACCAGCATATGATTCTTCTCATTGTGAAATTGATGGAAAAACTGACTTTGATTTATTGGGTAAATATCGTGATGAATGCTCTAAACTTTTAAACGATGCTATAAAAAAAGCCAAGGAGAATGAGTAG
- a CDS encoding putative toxin encodes MSRVIKINFTDVNFHIKEFQKVYILENCKLYFYSPFHLQTEDKNNGKKFEDKNGTIHQEKEIEKINSQDQSNEKADITKEQAKDYAQKIDKEINKLDENNFASNIQTQSIEKRQDKFKDYDIFYDVYTSKDNDIKSLNEELKYNDGFEVKDGIATVKADFFDKCFEEKKYILIPRLVSLEKNETLHFDPAPLEDKGFVVTDFRKGKKDEKNIDLSFQRSIAKIKNPNLTLQSPKEFLQVLNDNRDFTEDDKKEQAQAIQEACAKKADEMTKILLKDDESLKDIITDKQELKKKISELQKEPKTNEKLSLLGRLEFLQRNQDKAEKHKDMIDQLQNPQQASDDKKDDADDDFSDSRTNSTTPNQEEQKNKTINSKDIGDAGEYAASMLFTKRSTRYLSNRRKLDANFNTKGFNHTIPDFLVTLNDYPTLVEVKNVKDQALTEQISFELKLAREYELDYLFLCNHYTKLIDNITNLEIFNKGDEDHKGSRSGFIYHRHAHRSIKTIFKEMYLHHIKGATPNKIMIKRLNLNDPANIEEELNKNKQIQKN; translated from the coding sequence ATGAGTAGAGTGATAAAAATTAACTTTACCGATGTCAATTTTCATATCAAAGAATTTCAAAAGGTTTATATACTAGAAAATTGCAAATTGTATTTTTACAGTCCTTTTCATTTGCAAACAGAAGATAAAAACAATGGAAAAAAATTTGAAGATAAAAATGGAACAATTCATCAAGAAAAAGAAATTGAAAAAATAAATTCCCAAGATCAATCAAACGAAAAAGCTGATATCACAAAAGAACAAGCAAAAGATTATGCACAAAAAATCGATAAAGAGATAAACAAACTTGATGAAAATAATTTTGCTTCAAATATACAAACACAAAGCATAGAAAAGCGACAAGATAAATTTAAAGACTATGATATCTTTTATGATGTTTATACAAGTAAAGATAATGATATCAAAAGCTTAAATGAAGAGTTAAAATATAACGATGGCTTTGAAGTAAAAGATGGTATAGCTACAGTTAAAGCAGATTTTTTTGATAAATGCTTTGAAGAAAAAAAATATATTTTAATACCAAGATTAGTATCTTTAGAAAAAAATGAAACATTACACTTTGATCCTGCGCCTTTAGAAGATAAGGGCTTTGTAGTGACTGATTTTAGAAAAGGGAAAAAAGATGAAAAAAATATAGATTTAAGCTTTCAAAGAAGTATAGCTAAAATAAAAAATCCTAATTTAACTTTGCAAAGCCCTAAAGAATTCCTACAAGTTTTAAATGACAATAGAGATTTTACAGAAGATGATAAAAAAGAGCAAGCACAAGCTATCCAAGAAGCTTGCGCAAAAAAAGCAGATGAAATGACTAAAATCTTGCTTAAAGATGATGAAAGTTTAAAAGATATTATTACAGATAAGCAAGAATTAAAGAAGAAAATAAGTGAATTACAAAAAGAACCCAAAACAAATGAAAAACTAAGCCTACTAGGCAGGCTTGAATTTTTACAAAGAAATCAAGATAAAGCTGAAAAACATAAAGACATGATTGATCAACTTCAAAACCCTCAACAAGCTAGTGATGATAAAAAAGATGATGCTGATGATGATTTTTCAGATAGTAGAACAAACAGCACCACTCCAAACCAAGAAGAACAAAAAAATAAAACCATCAATTCAAAAGATATAGGAGATGCAGGAGAATATGCTGCTTCTATGCTTTTTACTAAAAGATCAACTAGGTATTTATCTAATAGAAGAAAACTAGATGCTAATTTTAATACTAAAGGTTTTAATCACACCATACCTGATTTTTTAGTAACGCTAAATGATTACCCTACTTTAGTAGAGGTTAAAAATGTCAAAGATCAAGCTTTAACAGAACAAATAAGCTTTGAATTAAAACTTGCTAGAGAATATGAGCTTGATTATTTATTTTTATGCAATCATTACACAAAATTAATAGATAATATAACTAATCTAGAGATATTTAATAAAGGCGATGAAGATCACAAAGGATCAAGAAGTGGTTTTATCTACCACAGACATGCTCACAGAAGCATAAAGACAATATTTAAAGAAATGTATCTACACCATATCAAAGGAGCAACACCTAATAAAATCATGATAAAAAGATTAAATTTAAATGATCCTGCTAATATAGAAGAAGAATTAAACAAAAACAAACAAATACAAAAAAACTAA